The following proteins are co-located in the Engraulis encrasicolus isolate BLACKSEA-1 chromosome 2, IST_EnEncr_1.0, whole genome shotgun sequence genome:
- the cbx8a gene encoding chromobox protein homolog 8a, whose product MELSAVGERVFAAESIIKRRIRRGRMEYLVKWKGWSQKYSTWEPEENILDQRLFAAFEERERERELYGPKKRGPKPETFLMKARAKAKGKSYEFRREMTRGMHVSYPVAEPVITPRAREGLRTVVPTIFPPSTVNRGESVRPQELERRQRPTGSPPRVPDGFVNAPKKRGPKPKLRFNVSPGSCAYTETPKRRSDEQVAYSTSKMGRYGHHEGEMSDCSVPQMTERFKPNSPKSMGAATSGYHLFPTNKPRHDTQAHRTVKQCSSETLQQSKGHNSSRPRLYEEDDLETEQSASNRSVPIIFGDQANDAWRPSISNMEKVVVTDVTSNFLTVTIKESTTDKGFFKEKR is encoded by the exons ATGGAGCTATCCGCGGTCGGAGAGCGAGTCTTTGCTGCCGAATCCATAATCAAAAGGCGCATAAGACGA GGTCGGATGGAATATCTCGTCAAATGGAAAGGATGGTCTCAAAA GTACAGCACTTGGGAACCAGAGGAAAATATCTTGGACCAACGCCTCTTTGCTGCTTTCGAGGAGAG GGAACGTGAGAGGGAGCTTTATGGGCCGAAAAAGAGAGGCCCAAAGCCCGAAACTTTCCTAATGAAG GCAAGGGCAAAGGCCAAAGGCAAATCCTATGAATTCCGAAGGGAGATGACGCGAGGAATGCACGTCTCGTATCCTGTTGCCGAACCTGTTATAACCCCCAGAGCGCGCGAGGGCCTGCGCACCGTGGTGCCAACGATATTCCCACCTAGCACCGTTAACCGAGGAGAGAGCGTTCGACCACAGGAACTGGAGAGAAGACAAAGACCAACCGGTTCGCCGCCTAGGGTACCCGATGGATTTGTGAACGCGCCAAAGAAACGAGGGCCCAAGCCCAAGTTAAGGTTCAATGTCAGCCCAGGCAGTTGCGCGTACACCGAGACCCCGAAGAGGAGGTCAGACGAGCAGGTCGCATACAGCACTTCTAAAATGGGAAGGTACGGACACCATGAAGGTGAAATGTCAGACTGCAGCGTCCCACAAATGACAGAAAGGTTTAAGCCGAACTCGCCAAAATCGATGGGAGCAGCGACCAGCGGTTACCATCTTTTTCCAACAAACAAACCAAGGCATGACACGCAGGCCCACAGAACTGTGAAGCAATGTTCGAGTGAAACGTTGCAACAGTCTAAAGGCCATAATTCAAGTAGACCTCGTTTATATGAGGAGGACGACCTAGAGACTGAGCAGTCTGCGTCCAACCGTTCAGTGCCAATCATCTTCGGGGATCAGGCAAATGATGCCTGGCGCCCATCCATCTCAAACATGGAGAAAGTTGTCGTCACCGATGTAACCAGTAATTTTTTAACAGTTACCATTAAAGAAAGTACGACGGACAAAGGCTTTTTCAAAGAAAAGAGATGA